Proteins from a single region of Streptococcus oralis:
- a CDS encoding YjjG family noncanonical pyrimidine nucleotidase, whose amino-acid sequence MSYKFLLFDLDHTLLDFDAAEDVALTQLLKEEGVADIQAYKDYYVPMNKALWKDLEQKKISKHELVNTRFSRLFAHFGQGKDGRLLAQRYQFYLAQQGQTLSGAHELLDSLIERDYDLYAATNGITAIQTGRLAQSGLAPYFNQVFISEQLQTQKPDALFYEKIDQQIAGFDKEKTLMIGDSLTADIQGGNNADIDTIWYNPQRLENHTQAQPTYEVHSYQDLLDCLDAL is encoded by the coding sequence TTGTCCTACAAATTTCTACTTTTCGATCTCGATCACACCTTGCTTGATTTTGACGCTGCTGAGGATGTGGCACTGACGCAACTTTTAAAAGAAGAAGGAGTTGCAGATATCCAAGCCTATAAAGACTATTATGTTCCTATGAACAAGGCTCTCTGGAAGGACTTGGAGCAAAAGAAAATCAGTAAACATGAACTGGTTAACACGCGCTTTTCTCGTCTATTTGCTCATTTTGGACAGGGAAAAGACGGTAGGTTGCTTGCCCAGCGTTACCAATTTTACTTAGCCCAACAGGGACAAACTCTTTCGGGTGCTCATGAACTCTTGGACAGTCTCATAGAGCGTGACTATGACTTGTATGCTGCGACAAATGGCATTACCGCCATCCAGACAGGACGTCTGGCTCAATCAGGTCTGGCTCCCTATTTCAACCAAGTCTTTATCTCCGAGCAATTACAAACACAAAAGCCTGACGCACTATTCTATGAAAAAATCGATCAACAGATTGCTGGATTTGATAAAGAAAAGACACTGATGATTGGAGATTCTCTAACCGCCGACATTCAAGGTGGCAATAATGCTGACATTGACACTATCTGGTACAACCCTCAACGCCTCGAAAATCACACACAAGCCCAGCCGACTTATGAAGTTCATTCTTACCAAGACTTGCTGGATTGTTTAGATGCTTTGTAG